The Puntigrus tetrazona isolate hp1 chromosome 16, ASM1883169v1, whole genome shotgun sequence genome includes a region encoding these proteins:
- the LOC122360727 gene encoding LOW QUALITY PROTEIN: gamma-aminobutyric acid type B receptor subunit 2-like (The sequence of the model RefSeq protein was modified relative to this genomic sequence to represent the inferred CDS: inserted 1 base in 1 codon; substituted 1 base at 1 genomic stop codon) produces MEYWWNLLNVFTFWEVTQMPSCYCLVRHKLPVLWIMPLSGDPGSNFTAEVLPAVELALHHLSEQPSPLGDYELQFHLTDSECDNSKALKAFFDTIFNGPKPVMIFGGVCSSVTSVLAQSLEGWNLVQLSFAVTAPSMANKRIFPNFFRTVPSDSAVNVALVRFLRQYGWSRVGTLTQREQRFTEVQMDLSRRLEMANIQLAEAESFFEAPCDCVKKLKDNDVRIVIAHFDVNFAAKVFCCVYNLSMYGQKFQWILPGWTQASLWNNTGSTNCTAENILTAIEGSISADIETLSTRNIRGISGRTPQEYKKEYDERRQLKRLGANKFHGFAYDGTWVIAKVLTRVMETVRYRERYSIHRNFTVTEQEVGQMILEAMDKINFFGVTGHIMFQKGERTANVKIAQYQDGRAVDIEKYSAITDELEFISPIRFQRDKPTKDRTHVYRHRKRISIFLYGIVAFYFLLGXFTACSFLVFSLKHHNHWAISMSKPFMNSLIILGAVLSYSSIFFMGLDGSYVSDRVFEVSCSVQISCLSIGCTAAFGAMFAKTWTIRSFFKNHSAEKKATKDYGPVLLIIFLLLIDLSSLICLQFLDPLRRTVKEYHIVADPHGQDFFIQPFTERCENTYMGFWMAAFYIYKGILLLSTCFLAWTTCHMNIPAINDSRSIRYSVFVSVPVILIGTCASMLWQEQPNVQFFIVTLVIITCCCSTLCMLFIPKIIIIRMGPDPAFLSRRFHLTQWCGELEMEIGQGKRIFMRPNNPGTCSYVTDMTQNILSSLDILLSENLNLKQHIKKKXELDSEMENLTRQLNELSPHVMENVIIRSFVHKAVKEKCLTLPESSNYKRNLPENVNSPERIRRRLSLQLPILHHAYLPSIGGVDSSPLNSPFESPRHSPMPRTYGVLVTGL; encoded by the exons ATGGAATACTGGTGGAACTTGTTAAATGTTTTCACGTTTTGGGAAGTGACACAGATGCCATCATGCTATTGTCTGGTGCGACATAAGCTGCCAGTTTTATGGATTATGCCACTCAGCGGAGATCCAGGGAGCAACTTTACGGCAGAGGTGCTTCCTGCTGTTGAGTTAGCTCTGCATCATTTGAGCGAGCAGCCGTCTCCTTTAGGTGACTACGAGCTTCAGTTTCATCTTACAGACTCAGAG TGTGATAACAGCAAAGCGctcaaagcattttttgacACCATATTCAATGGCCCCAAACCTGTCATGATCTTTGGAGGGGTGTGTTCGTCTGTGACGTCTGTCCTAGCCCAGTCTTTGGAAGGATGGAACCTTGTGCAG CTGTCATTTGCAGTAACAGCACCTTCCATGGCCAACAAAAGAATATTTCCAAACTTCTTCCGCACTGTGCCATCAGACAGTGCAGTTAATGTGGCTCTGGTGAGGTTTCTCAGGCAGTATGGATGGAGTAGAGTTGGTACACTGACTCAGCGTGAGCAGAGGTTCACAGAG GTACAGATGGACTTGAGCAGACGTCTGGAGATGGCTAACATCCAGCTTGCAGAGGCCGAGAGCTTCTTTGAAGCCCCCTGTGATTGTGTGAAAAAACTGAAG gaCAATGATGTGAGAATCGTCATTGCTCATTTTGATGTGAATTTTGCTGCTAAAGTCTTCTGCTGT GTGTATAATCTCAGCATGTATGGCCAAAAGTTCCAGTGGATTCTACCAGGCTGGACCCAGGCCAGCTTGTGGAATAACACGGGCTCCACAAACTGCACAGCTGAAAACATACTGACTGCCATAGAGGGATCCATCAGTGCAGATATTGAGACTCTTAGCACTAGAAACATCCGAGGGATCTCTGGCAGG ACACCTCAGGAGTACAAGAAGGAGTATGATGAAAGACGACAGCTGAAGCGTCTGGGTGCAAACAAGTTTCATGGCTTTGCTTATGATGGTACTTGGGTAATTGCTAAAGTTTTAACGAGAGTCATGGAGACTGTGAGATACAGAGAAAGATACAGCATCCATCGCAACTTTACTGTCACTGAGCAGGAAGTGGGACAAATGATTCTGGAGGCCATGGACAAGATCAACTTCTTTGGTGTGACA GGTCACATTATGTTCCAAAAAGGTGAAAGAACAGCCAATGTGAAGATTGCTCAGTATCAAG ATGGAAGGGCTGTCGATATCGAAAAATATAGTGCCATTACAGATGAACTAGAGTTTATTAGTCCAATCAGATTTCAAA GGGATAAACCCACAAAGGACCGAACCCATGTGTACCGTCACAGGAAACGCATCAGTATATTTCTCTACGGTATTGTGGCGTTTTACTTTCTCTTAG TTTTTACAGCGTGCAGTTTCCTGGTCTTCAGTCTGAAACACCACAATCATTG GGCCATTAGCATGTCAAAACCTTTTATGAACTCTTTGATTATTCTTGGTGCTGTGTTGTCTTATTCCTCCATTTTCTTCATGGGACTAGATGGATCATATGTTTCTGATAGAGTATTTGAAGTTTCTTGCTCT GTACAAATCTCATGTTTATCTATTGGATGTACAGCAGCTTTTGGGGCCATGTTTGCAAAAACATGGACAATTCGATCATTCTTCAAAAACCACAGTGCTgaaaaaaag GCCACAAAGGACTATGGGCCAGTTCTCctgattatttttcttttgttaattgaCCTGAGTTCATTAATTTGTCTGCAATTTTTGGATCCTTTAAGGAGAACAGTGAAGGAGTATCACATAGTG gCTGATCCTCACggtcaagatttttttattcagcccTTTACAGAGCGATGTGAAAACACATACATGGGTTTCTGGATGGCTGCTTTCTATATTTATAAGGGGATACTCCTG CTAAGCACCTGTTTCCTGGCCTGGACCACATGCCACATGAACATTCCTGCCATAAATGACAGCAGGAGTATCCGatacagtgtgtttgtgtcagtcCCAGTGATTCTGATTGGTACTTGTGCATCCATGCTGTGGCAGGAGCAGCCAAATGTGCAGTTCTTCATTGTGACCCTTGTGATAATCACATGCTGCTGTAGCACTCTTTGTATGCTGTTTATTCCAAAG ATTATTATAATAAGGATGGGTCCTGATCCTGCATTCTTGTCAAGGAGGTTCCACCTCACACAGTGGTGTGGTGAATTAGAAATGGAGATTGGACAAGGCAAGAGGATCTTCATGAGACCGAACAACCCAGGAACATGTAGCTATGTGACTGACATGACACAAAACATCTTGTCTAGTCTGGACATTCTACTGTCAGAAAACCTAAACCTCaaacagcacattaaaaaaaagtgagaa CTGGATTCTGAGATGGAGAATTTAACCAGGCAACTGAATGAACTGAGCCCTCACGTTATGGAGAACGTCATCATCAGAAGTTTTGTGCACAAAGCag tcaaagagaaatgtctgaCTCTCCCTGAAAGCTCCAACTATAAGAGGAATCTGCCGGAGAACGTTAACTCCCCTGAACG cATTCGCCGCAGACTGTCTCTGCAGTTACCCATTCTGCATCATGCCTATCTGCCCTCTATTGGAGGAGTGGACTCCAGTCCTCTTAATAGCCCTTTTGAAAGCCCTCGACATTCGCCAATGCCCAGGACATATGGAGTGCTGGTGACAGGATTGTAA